A window of Flavobacterium flavigenum contains these coding sequences:
- a CDS encoding hybrid sensor histidine kinase/response regulator transcription factor, translating to MLPQKCFRICVILFFTIHCLFSQNTFENYQFRLVSKETSKSGIYTIAQDQSGVIWIGTNGAGLYKFDGVNYVAYEQNSKITNSINSNLIYVVYVDKHNRLWVGTDEGLCLYNRNLNTFENIEIQKKTGNKTVISVKSIVEDSNGNLFLGTFNGGLLKLNTNTRKITSIKLDIPNSENCLINCLAKDKNGTIYLGTNFGLKVVNPIRNKIKNVKINYADQLLKGSLVSMCIDSKQNLWIGNGYKGLVKVDLNQKTKQAILYPITTKRIMSILATDPKTILCATENDGLIIVDDKGDIQKKYVNSKFNSRSLSSNSVWSLFLDKEKRIWLGYYNKGLGIFDKINSKVNIIESLPGNPQSLQTSCVTGIAKDSEGQLWISMEGGGVDVYNPKTKLFRHITKSDTSLYSGLTNDNITNVFIDKNQDIWLSSWNEGIFVLKKGSRNFINYNTKNTPGLTSDNIMSIAQDSRGIIWIGTFAKGLHYYTPSDGKFHHCDSKPFYTNGLTNLDIRKVIADSDNAVWVGSTTGLYKVNTDDFVTFSVTSFRNKMSEKLKNHKSTHTINTLYQASNKEIWIGTDGAGLFSYNKKTDVLKWYINFKGLHEKSISSISESNDGSIWISGKKGITKLDLKNKISLNYSTHDGLLGNDFNNNSVLKDKNGLLYFGSYEGVNYFDPASLVRSKKQLPIYLTDLKLFNKSVAPLEKNSPLIKVLSETKKIILKHDQSVFTIDFIAINYSFPARNEFAYYLEGFEDSWNYVGSKRSATYTNLAPGNYVFKVKASEKNGVWNQKPLELKIEILPPWWKTSFAYLFYSLLLFAAVHFANQYYQNRFKQKQMIEFEQKKAIQIEKLNNKKLQFFTNISHEFRTPLTLILNPLGDIIKNNSTELPEGVVIKLKTIQKSSDRLSRLINELMDFNQLQFNQMTIKLQFIEVISFTKEIVSYFDEEASSRGIHLQFESNKTSLKDWIDPKMFEKIIFNVVSNAFKVTADNGKIKVKIVVNEEFINFPMINSTDTYPSFEIIVEDNGAGLDKKDIKKIFDRFYQVNNLNKAYYGSTGIGLEVVRGFVELHKGIIEVESELGVGTTFKLIFPVGKDFFNENEISLEEYKKEKRISYTPVIEKTEEQLQDDPEKQDRIYTILIVEDNVELRNYLKNELKKEYKVLVAENGQVGLELALQKLPDLILTDVIMPVMSGLELCKNIKSNLKTSHIPLMMLSAKALIKDKLEGIDSGADMYLSKPFDMDILRSSLVQLINSRQIMFNKFYNGITPKAKEKTTTLDNEFIKNTLNYINENISEPELSVEVLASKVFLSRSQLYRKIKTLTGVSVNEFIRNVRLEKAKELIELGNDNITEISYKVGFSSPSYFTKCYKEKYGYLPTHNNKQ from the coding sequence ATGCTTCCACAAAAATGTTTTAGAATCTGTGTCATCTTATTCTTTACAATTCATTGTTTGTTTTCTCAAAATACATTTGAAAACTACCAGTTTAGACTCGTAAGTAAAGAAACTTCCAAGAGCGGCATTTACACCATTGCACAAGATCAGTCCGGAGTTATCTGGATTGGCACAAACGGAGCTGGTCTATACAAATTCGATGGAGTTAACTATGTGGCTTACGAGCAAAACTCTAAAATAACCAATTCTATTAATAGCAATTTAATTTATGTTGTTTACGTAGATAAACACAACCGATTGTGGGTGGGTACAGACGAAGGTTTATGCCTGTATAACAGAAATTTGAATACTTTTGAGAATATTGAAATTCAAAAGAAAACCGGAAACAAAACGGTAATTTCTGTTAAAAGTATTGTAGAAGATAGTAATGGAAATCTTTTTTTGGGAACATTTAATGGCGGCCTTTTAAAACTAAATACAAATACCCGAAAAATTACTTCAATAAAACTGGACATCCCAAATTCAGAAAATTGCCTTATTAATTGTCTTGCAAAAGATAAAAATGGTACGATCTATTTAGGAACTAATTTTGGTCTGAAAGTAGTTAATCCAATAAGAAATAAAATCAAAAACGTTAAAATCAACTATGCCGATCAACTGCTTAAAGGGTCTTTAGTATCGATGTGCATTGACAGTAAACAAAATTTATGGATTGGTAATGGTTATAAAGGACTTGTAAAAGTAGACTTAAATCAGAAGACCAAACAAGCTATATTGTATCCCATAACCACGAAAAGAATTATGTCTATACTGGCAACAGACCCTAAAACTATTTTGTGTGCCACAGAAAACGATGGGCTAATTATTGTAGATGATAAGGGCGATATCCAGAAAAAATATGTCAACAGCAAATTCAATAGCCGCAGCTTAAGCTCAAATTCTGTCTGGTCATTATTTTTGGATAAAGAAAAAAGAATCTGGCTGGGTTATTACAACAAAGGCCTTGGCATTTTTGATAAGATAAACAGCAAAGTAAATATTATTGAAAGTCTACCGGGAAATCCCCAATCATTACAAACTAGTTGTGTTACCGGTATTGCAAAGGATAGTGAAGGCCAGTTATGGATTTCTATGGAAGGCGGCGGTGTTGATGTTTATAATCCGAAAACTAAACTTTTTAGACATATTACCAAATCTGATACCAGCCTGTATTCAGGATTAACCAATGACAACATCACAAACGTATTTATAGATAAAAATCAGGACATTTGGTTATCAAGCTGGAATGAGGGCATTTTTGTTTTAAAAAAAGGGAGCAGAAATTTTATTAATTACAATACAAAAAATACTCCTGGTTTAACTTCAGACAATATTATGAGTATTGCTCAGGATTCCAGAGGTATTATCTGGATAGGTACTTTTGCGAAAGGGCTTCATTATTATACCCCATCAGATGGTAAATTTCACCATTGCGACTCTAAACCATTTTACACAAATGGCCTGACTAATTTAGATATCAGAAAAGTCATTGCTGATTCTGACAATGCTGTTTGGGTGGGTTCAACAACAGGTCTCTACAAAGTTAATACGGATGATTTTGTCACTTTTTCAGTAACTTCTTTTCGGAATAAAATGTCTGAAAAGCTTAAAAATCATAAAAGTACGCATACTATCAACACCTTATATCAAGCCAGCAACAAAGAAATCTGGATTGGTACTGATGGTGCCGGACTATTTAGCTACAATAAAAAAACAGATGTATTAAAATGGTATATTAATTTCAAAGGACTGCATGAAAAATCTATTTCATCCATTTCTGAATCGAATGACGGATCTATTTGGATAAGTGGAAAAAAAGGAATTACCAAACTTGATTTAAAAAACAAAATTTCACTCAATTATTCTACACATGACGGATTGCTTGGAAACGACTTTAATAATAATTCTGTACTAAAAGATAAAAATGGACTGCTTTATTTTGGAAGCTACGAAGGCGTAAATTACTTTGACCCTGCAAGTTTAGTCAGAAGCAAAAAACAGCTTCCAATTTACCTGACTGATTTAAAACTTTTTAACAAGTCAGTAGCGCCACTAGAAAAAAATTCACCCCTGATTAAAGTATTATCCGAAACAAAAAAAATAATCCTTAAACATGATCAGTCTGTATTTACAATTGATTTCATTGCTATAAATTATTCTTTTCCTGCCAGAAATGAATTTGCTTATTATTTAGAGGGATTTGAAGATTCATGGAATTATGTTGGTAGTAAACGTTCTGCCACTTACACTAACTTAGCGCCAGGCAATTATGTTTTCAAAGTCAAAGCATCAGAGAAAAATGGAGTTTGGAACCAAAAACCATTAGAATTGAAAATTGAAATTTTACCGCCCTGGTGGAAAACATCTTTTGCTTATCTGTTTTATTCCTTATTATTATTTGCTGCAGTCCATTTTGCAAATCAATACTATCAAAATCGTTTTAAACAAAAACAAATGATAGAGTTTGAACAGAAAAAAGCGATTCAAATCGAAAAATTAAATAATAAAAAATTACAATTCTTTACCAATATATCACATGAGTTCAGGACTCCGCTTACTTTAATTTTAAATCCATTAGGAGATATAATAAAAAATAACAGTACGGAATTACCTGAAGGTGTTGTCATTAAATTGAAAACTATTCAAAAAAGTTCAGACAGGCTTTCGAGATTAATCAATGAGTTAATGGATTTCAACCAATTGCAGTTTAATCAAATGACGATTAAGCTTCAGTTTATTGAAGTTATAAGCTTTACAAAAGAAATCGTAAGTTATTTTGATGAAGAAGCATCAAGCAGGGGTATTCATCTGCAGTTTGAGTCCAACAAAACATCTTTAAAAGACTGGATAGACCCTAAAATGTTCGAGAAAATTATTTTTAATGTAGTCTCAAATGCTTTCAAGGTTACTGCTGATAATGGAAAAATAAAGGTAAAAATAGTGGTGAATGAGGAATTTATAAATTTCCCGATGATCAATTCCACCGACACTTATCCTTCATTTGAAATTATTGTGGAAGATAACGGCGCGGGACTTGACAAAAAAGATATTAAGAAAATATTTGACCGTTTTTATCAGGTCAACAACTTAAACAAGGCCTATTATGGAAGTACCGGAATAGGATTAGAAGTTGTACGCGGATTTGTGGAACTACATAAGGGAATAATTGAAGTCGAAAGTGAATTGGGAGTTGGCACAACTTTCAAACTAATATTTCCTGTTGGAAAAGATTTTTTTAATGAGAACGAAATATCATTAGAGGAATATAAAAAAGAAAAAAGAATAAGCTATACACCAGTAATTGAAAAAACAGAAGAGCAATTACAAGATGATCCGGAAAAGCAAGATCGGATTTATACTATTTTGATTGTTGAAGACAATGTAGAACTTCGAAATTATTTAAAAAACGAACTCAAAAAAGAATATAAAGTTTTAGTCGCTGAAAACGGTCAGGTTGGTTTGGAATTAGCTTTGCAAAAATTGCCCGACTTAATTTTAACAGATGTAATTATGCCTGTAATGAGTGGCCTGGAATTGTGCAAAAATATTAAGTCCAATTTAAAAACAAGTCATATTCCGTTAATGATGCTTTCTGCTAAAGCTCTGATTAAAGATAAATTAGAAGGTATTGATTCTGGTGCAGATATGTACCTGAGTAAACCCTTTGATATGGATATTTTGAGGTCAAGTCTGGTACAATTAATCAACAGCAGACAGATTATGTTTAACAAATTCTACAACGGAATTACGCCAAAAGCAAAAGAAAAAACAACTACCTTAGATAACGAATTTATAAAAAACACACTGAATTACATTAATGAAAACATTAGTGAACCCGAACTAAGCGTTGAAGTTTTGGCTTCGAAAGTATTTTTGAGCAGAAGTCAGTTGTATCGAAAAATTAAAACGCTAACGGGTGTATCTGTAAATGAATTTATACGAAACGTACGTTTAGAAAAAGCAAAAGAACTAATAGAACTGGGCAATGATAATATAACTGAGATTAGTTACAAGGTTGGCTTTAGTTCTCCTTCCTATTTCACAAAATGCTATAAAGAAAAATACGGATATCTACCAACACATAATAACAAACAATAA
- a CDS encoding SusC/RagA family TonB-linked outer membrane protein: MLKLKFAIIALLIVSTQNVMAQTKTIKGVVTDPSGVPLPGASINVQGSKNSASTDFDGNYALQGVSATDKITFSYVGLTSQTVTVGEQTVINIKLAESTQTLNEVVVAYGTQKRTKVTGAVSTVNSKDIVAVPITNAESALQGRAAGVTVTNGAPGSSPTVNIRGIATMNNDSPLYVVDGVLVGNLSGLNPSDIESMSVLKDASTTALYGSKAFNGVIMVTTKKGKKGPGQLNFSSYVGFQTVTKRYDVLNTQQYLKYAKEAFNQDLAARAAQFGNVNTNWQDEIFQTGLMQDYNLSFSNGTENSTSRYSAGYLKQEGSIIGTGFERYSFRSNNTQNIGKLTVGSSIGVSFNKTNPERSSGGRTLLEHAIKMAPYIPVYNANNVGGYEGVIKDIDGTNDAENPVRVANNGYQEIIGTSIIGNIFAELELYKGLKYRSQVSLDYYQNRDHTFIPGFYEGTNFQNYSSTAEINTQGQTIVFDNSLTYKTTIAEKHNIEVLGVITKIESKNRNVTAGSRNYISNDIDQLSITDPTLTSANYETNNLGYVARINYDYNEKYLFAVSGRRDGSSRFGSNKRFGNFYSVAVGWNVAKESFMAGSIFSTLKLRGTIGTTGNDKIEDYRYASALNTNYTYPIAGSAALGTTAGAAPNPNLQWESKNDRNIGLDFGLFDEKFTGSIEYFNNKSSDILFAVPLATSLGAQGGTQIQNIADVKVSGFEVSLGYNDRQGDFTWSAIANLGTSKNEVTALAPGVTNVLGGPVPRAGLENFSRLEVGKPLFYFYGYQTNGIYQNQAEVTAALGSTQTSVQPGDIRFVDRNGDKVINSSDKTDIGNPYPDFTYGLNLTAAYKNFDFNCFISGVQGNDIFNANKFDLESMDRLFGASTDVLNRSIITGGTVNSSGGPGSLTGGVVSNPSATLPKAVGVSQNAGSASTRYIEDGSFTRLKNVTIGYTFSGDAFSKYFSKVRFYVSGQNLVTITNYSGLDPEITRTDGNANSAGIDLGRYPQPKSVIFGFDVSF; encoded by the coding sequence ATGTTAAAATTGAAATTTGCAATAATCGCATTGCTTATAGTTAGCACTCAGAATGTGATGGCACAAACTAAAACCATAAAAGGTGTCGTTACGGATCCTTCCGGGGTTCCATTGCCTGGTGCCAGTATTAATGTACAAGGATCCAAAAATAGTGCATCAACTGATTTTGATGGTAACTACGCATTACAAGGAGTAAGTGCGACAGACAAAATAACATTTTCCTACGTTGGATTAACTTCACAAACAGTCACAGTTGGAGAACAGACTGTTATTAATATCAAATTAGCAGAATCAACACAAACCTTAAATGAAGTTGTTGTAGCTTACGGTACTCAAAAGAGAACTAAAGTTACCGGAGCTGTTTCAACGGTTAATTCAAAAGATATTGTAGCAGTGCCTATTACTAATGCTGAATCGGCTTTACAAGGTAGGGCAGCCGGTGTTACAGTTACCAATGGTGCACCGGGTTCAAGCCCAACAGTTAATATTCGTGGTATTGCTACAATGAATAATGACTCTCCTTTATATGTAGTTGATGGAGTTTTAGTGGGTAACTTATCAGGATTAAATCCAAGTGATATTGAATCCATGTCTGTACTAAAAGATGCTTCTACAACTGCTTTATATGGTTCAAAAGCTTTTAATGGAGTAATTATGGTAACTACTAAAAAAGGGAAAAAAGGTCCCGGTCAGCTGAATTTTAGTTCTTATGTAGGTTTTCAAACAGTTACCAAAAGATATGATGTTCTAAATACGCAACAATATCTTAAGTATGCTAAAGAAGCTTTTAATCAGGATTTGGCGGCAAGAGCTGCTCAATTTGGTAATGTAAATACAAATTGGCAGGACGAAATTTTTCAGACAGGTCTGATGCAGGATTACAATTTGAGTTTCTCTAATGGAACAGAAAATTCTACAAGCCGTTATTCTGCGGGATATTTAAAACAAGAAGGATCTATTATTGGAACGGGCTTCGAACGCTATTCTTTCAGATCAAATAATACCCAAAACATTGGAAAATTAACTGTAGGTAGCAGTATTGGGGTATCCTTTAACAAAACAAATCCAGAACGTTCTTCAGGAGGTAGAACGTTATTAGAGCATGCAATCAAAATGGCTCCCTATATCCCTGTTTACAATGCTAATAATGTAGGTGGCTATGAAGGTGTAATTAAAGATATTGATGGAACAAATGATGCCGAAAACCCAGTACGCGTTGCTAATAATGGGTATCAGGAAATCATTGGAACCTCTATAATAGGAAATATTTTTGCTGAATTGGAACTTTACAAAGGACTAAAATACAGATCACAAGTTTCTTTAGATTATTATCAAAATAGAGATCATACGTTTATACCAGGGTTTTATGAAGGTACAAATTTTCAAAACTATTCTTCAACTGCAGAGATTAACACTCAAGGCCAAACCATTGTTTTTGATAATAGTTTAACTTATAAAACTACTATTGCAGAGAAACATAATATTGAAGTATTAGGGGTTATAACTAAAATTGAGAGTAAGAATCGGAATGTAACAGCTGGTAGCCGTAATTATATTTCAAATGATATTGATCAGTTGAGCATCACCGATCCAACTTTAACATCGGCTAATTATGAAACTAATAACTTAGGGTATGTTGCTCGTATCAACTATGATTATAATGAAAAATATTTATTCGCTGTTTCAGGACGCCGAGATGGTTCTTCACGTTTTGGGTCCAATAAACGTTTTGGTAATTTCTATTCTGTAGCTGTAGGTTGGAATGTAGCAAAAGAAAGTTTTATGGCAGGCTCTATTTTTAGTACCCTAAAGCTTAGAGGAACAATTGGTACAACTGGTAATGATAAAATTGAAGACTACAGATATGCTTCAGCATTAAATACAAACTATACATACCCTATTGCCGGATCTGCTGCTTTAGGAACAACTGCAGGTGCTGCCCCTAATCCAAATTTACAATGGGAATCCAAAAACGACAGAAATATAGGTTTGGATTTTGGTTTATTTGATGAAAAATTTACGGGATCGATTGAATATTTCAACAATAAAAGTAGTGATATTCTTTTTGCAGTACCATTAGCTACTTCTCTTGGTGCTCAAGGAGGAACTCAAATACAAAATATTGCCGATGTAAAAGTATCAGGCTTTGAAGTTTCGTTAGGTTATAATGACAGACAAGGTGATTTTACGTGGTCTGCAATAGCAAATCTTGGAACTAGTAAAAATGAAGTTACGGCTTTAGCTCCGGGAGTTACAAATGTTTTAGGCGGCCCTGTACCTCGTGCTGGTTTAGAGAACTTCTCAAGATTAGAAGTAGGTAAACCATTATTTTATTTCTATGGTTATCAAACCAATGGGATTTATCAAAACCAGGCAGAAGTAACTGCTGCTCTTGGTAGCACACAGACTTCTGTACAACCGGGTGACATTAGATTTGTAGATCGTAATGGTGATAAAGTAATTAACTCAAGTGATAAAACAGATATTGGAAATCCGTATCCAGACTTTACATACGGTCTGAATCTTACTGCTGCTTATAAAAATTTTGATTTCAACTGTTTCATATCGGGAGTTCAGGGAAATGATATTTTTAATGCAAATAAATTTGACTTAGAGAGTATGGATCGTCTATTTGGAGCAAGTACTGATGTTTTGAATAGATCAATTATAACAGGTGGCACTGTTAATAGTAGTGGAGGTCCTGGATCCCTTACAGGTGGTGTCGTTTCAAATCCATCAGCAACACTACCAAAAGCTGTAGGTGTAAGTCAAAATGCAGGGTCTGCAAGTACGAGATATATTGAAGATGGTTCATTTACACGACTAAAAAATGTTACTATAGGATATACATTCTCTGGAGATGCATTTAGTAAGTATTTTTCAAAAGTACGATTTTATGTAAGTGGACAAAATTTGGTGACTATAACGAATTATTCTGGTTTAGATCCTGAAATAACACGTACAGATGGCAATGCAAATTCTGCTGGCATAGATTTAGGAAGATACCCACAGCCTAAATCAGTAATTTTTGGTTTTGATGTTTCATTTTAA
- a CDS encoding RagB/SusD family nutrient uptake outer membrane protein gives MRKIKYTVVVLSAIFAINSCDTKDLELSNPNALLPETFFKTEGQIQSSVNAAYANLQTRGLYARHIFFALDLMSGENQGNGGLEGNKKPFGNFSFDASSDIIQYYWDTCYLGIAKANFVLDNEEKINALQTSIISEEKKKKFLAEAHFLRAYYYFLLVPRFGDLPIYTEQTLVPKARSPKAEVYKLIEEDLDFASKNLLSKDVEEKGRATKEAAYAYLGKVLLYQKKYDEALAAFNKVTGFTLEPKGQFYNNFMDETEHGPESIFEIEYDEALGVGDKWGSDTSGEGKAESTLRGQEYGNLDWYNVCPTDDLLDEYEPGDLRFGDTFYVPGSKYNKGNSTMTAANFGNGSRRAGWKKYQNYYKRTSELQQSSINFKVMRYSDVLLMKAECENQRTGGSQTAAIAYIKEVRDRAGLTTNIPATKDDVFKAIIHERKVELAGEQVRFDDLIRWGIAGTDPLLKSKGFQVGKSELWPIPNRETSSNPNIKPSDNNPGY, from the coding sequence ATGAGAAAAATAAAATATACAGTTGTGGTATTGTCTGCAATTTTTGCAATAAATTCATGCGACACTAAGGACTTAGAATTATCTAATCCAAATGCCCTACTACCTGAAACTTTCTTTAAAACAGAAGGCCAGATACAGTCTTCTGTAAATGCAGCCTATGCTAATTTACAAACGAGAGGACTTTATGCAAGACATATCTTCTTTGCTTTAGACTTAATGTCCGGAGAAAATCAAGGAAATGGTGGATTAGAAGGTAATAAAAAACCATTTGGGAATTTTAGTTTTGATGCAAGTAGTGATATTATTCAGTACTATTGGGATACCTGCTATTTAGGAATAGCGAAAGCCAATTTTGTGTTGGATAATGAAGAAAAAATTAATGCTTTACAAACTTCAATTATATCAGAAGAAAAAAAGAAAAAATTTTTAGCAGAAGCTCATTTCTTGAGAGCCTATTATTATTTTTTATTAGTACCTCGTTTTGGCGATTTGCCAATTTATACAGAACAAACCCTTGTTCCTAAAGCCAGAAGTCCAAAAGCTGAAGTTTATAAATTAATTGAAGAAGATCTTGACTTTGCTTCAAAAAACTTATTAAGTAAAGACGTTGAAGAAAAAGGAAGAGCTACTAAAGAAGCAGCCTATGCATATTTAGGAAAAGTACTTTTGTATCAAAAGAAATATGATGAGGCTTTAGCCGCTTTTAATAAAGTTACTGGATTTACATTAGAACCAAAAGGTCAATTCTATAATAATTTTATGGATGAAACAGAGCATGGTCCAGAATCTATTTTTGAGATTGAATATGATGAAGCTTTAGGAGTAGGTGACAAATGGGGTAGTGACACTTCAGGAGAAGGAAAAGCTGAATCGACACTTAGAGGTCAGGAATATGGAAATTTAGATTGGTACAATGTCTGCCCAACGGATGATTTGTTAGATGAATACGAACCTGGCGATCTTCGTTTCGGGGATACTTTTTATGTTCCTGGATCAAAATATAATAAGGGGAATAGTACTATGACAGCTGCAAATTTTGGTAATGGTAGTAGAAGAGCAGGCTGGAAAAAATACCAGAATTACTACAAGAGAACATCCGAATTACAACAATCAAGTATTAACTTTAAAGTTATGCGTTATTCAGATGTATTGCTTATGAAAGCAGAATGTGAAAACCAAAGAACAGGAGGTTCACAAACTGCTGCGATAGCTTATATAAAAGAAGTTAGGGACAGAGCTGGTTTAACAACTAATATCCCGGCAACAAAAGATGATGTTTTTAAAGCCATTATTCACGAACGTAAGGTAGAATTAGCTGGAGAGCAAGTTCGTTTTGACGATCTTATAAGATGGGGTATTGCAGGTACTGATCCTCTATTAAAAAGTAAAGGTTTTCAGGTTGGTAAAAGTGAATTATGGCCAATACCAAACAGAGAAACATCTTCTAATCCGAATATAAAACCAAGTGATAATAATCCTGGTTACTAA
- a CDS encoding vanadium-dependent haloperoxidase: MKIHKLVYKILLFSILTTPLLAQTKDKIKEPTGENNMAYKWSQIAITATGNDTDRFKPRPTVTSRYLGLTFVAVFDAWSRYDQKAIPVYLKDTKRRPANEQTLKNKEIAISYAAYNALCEYYFSDKQLFIDFMVKLGLNPNDKSLDPTTPVGIGNLAAKAVIEARKHDGSNQYGEEDGSNGTPYFNYVNYNPVNSPDEMIDVIHWQPKYFSDGKGGKFAPGCATPFWNKVKPVGLKSGDQFRAVPPPLLDSEQLKNEVKELLDLQYNLTNEQKALVEFMRDGPKSVQQAGHWLKFAQDVSRRDHHTLDQDVKMFFYNQVTAMDCFIACWDTKMFYDFARPYALVHHYYKDQNIKAWGGPGFGNIEMKGQDWRPYSPDIFLCPAFPGYVSGHSTISGGCGEALKLWTGSDTFGESATWETPGSMTEPNNIGKPVVLKFPTFTETANMAGISRVMGGYHIQADNVEGLKLGRNVAHEVWKFYNFHIGNKKFDK; encoded by the coding sequence ATGAAAATTCACAAACTAGTATATAAAATACTATTATTTAGTATTTTAACCACTCCTCTATTGGCTCAAACTAAAGATAAAATTAAAGAACCTACCGGAGAAAACAATATGGCATATAAATGGTCGCAAATTGCAATCACTGCCACAGGTAATGATACTGACAGATTTAAACCAAGACCAACAGTTACTTCCCGCTACTTAGGACTCACATTTGTTGCGGTTTTTGACGCCTGGAGCCGTTACGATCAAAAAGCCATTCCGGTCTATTTAAAAGATACAAAAAGAAGACCCGCTAATGAACAGACTTTAAAAAATAAAGAGATTGCCATTAGCTACGCTGCTTATAATGCGTTATGCGAATATTATTTTTCAGACAAACAATTGTTTATCGACTTTATGGTTAAATTAGGGCTGAATCCAAATGATAAATCATTAGATCCTACAACTCCAGTGGGAATAGGAAATTTAGCTGCAAAAGCTGTAATTGAAGCCAGAAAACATGACGGATCAAATCAATATGGAGAAGAAGATGGTTCGAACGGCACTCCCTATTTTAATTATGTAAATTACAATCCTGTCAATTCTCCAGACGAAATGATCGATGTTATTCATTGGCAGCCTAAATATTTTTCAGATGGAAAAGGCGGTAAGTTTGCACCAGGCTGTGCGACTCCATTCTGGAACAAAGTTAAGCCTGTCGGATTAAAATCAGGAGATCAGTTTCGTGCTGTACCCCCACCTTTATTAGATTCAGAACAACTTAAAAATGAAGTAAAAGAACTACTTGATTTACAATATAATTTAACCAACGAACAAAAAGCACTGGTAGAATTTATGCGTGATGGACCAAAATCGGTACAACAGGCAGGACACTGGCTAAAATTTGCCCAGGATGTTTCGAGACGTGATCACCATACTTTAGATCAGGATGTCAAAATGTTTTTTTACAATCAGGTAACCGCTATGGATTGTTTTATAGCCTGTTGGGATACAAAAATGTTTTATGATTTTGCACGCCCTTATGCTTTGGTCCATCACTATTATAAAGATCAAAATATAAAAGCCTGGGGCGGTCCAGGTTTTGGAAATATAGAAATGAAAGGACAAGACTGGAGACCTTATTCGCCCGATATATTTTTATGTCCTGCTTTTCCGGGTTATGTTTCGGGACACAGTACGATAAGTGGAGGCTGTGGCGAAGCATTAAAATTATGGACCGGAAGTGATACTTTCGGAGAATCTGCAACATGGGAAACTCCAGGCTCTATGACAGAACCAAATAACATTGGAAAACCTGTAGTATTAAAATTTCCAACATTCACAGAAACAGCTAATATGGCTGGGATTTCAAGAGTGATGGGAGGTTATCACATCCAGGCAGACAATGTTGAAGGACTTAAACTGGGCAGAAATGTGGCTCATGAAGTCTGGAAATTTTACAATTTTCATATAGGAAATAAAAAATTCGACAAGTAG